In the genome of Alphaproteobacteria bacterium, the window ACGGCGGGTCGGTAGGATTCTTGGAAACCTACCCCCCGCCGCCGTTTGGTGTTACGAACGTTTATAGAGTCGTTCGAATTACTTTACAGCACTGTCACGAACGACAAGCGTGCCTGCAATGTAGTCATGAAGAGCTTGCTTCCTTGGTGTGAAGGCGATCATCAAATATCCGAGCATAGCAATTGCACCAGATATAATTGACGCAAAGTAACGACCCGTTGCGCGTCCAAAGCTAATGCCCTCACCATCATAGCCTGTCACTTTCATACGAAGCGCCATCATTCCTGGACTTGATTGGAATTTAGAGCTTATGAAGCAGGAATAATACAACCAATGTGCCAGTATAGCGCACATAGTTGGAATCCATATTGCAGGGTCGGAGTAGACAACTGAAAGTGCCTGTCCGGATTTATATGCAGCGATGTGAATCCCTAGCGGCACACCCGTCACGATATGGATCAGTCCTGCAACTAAGTATAAAATCAATCCATCTACGATCGCGGCGACTGCTCGGCGCCAAAAACCTCCATAGATCATGCTCTTTATCCTTTCTGATTTTTTTCCTACCTATCTATGCAAAAA includes:
- a CDS encoding RDD family protein → MIYGGFWRRAVAAIVDGLILYLVAGLIHIVTGVPLGIHIAAYKSGQALSVVYSDPAIWIPTMCAILAHWLYYSCFISSKFQSSPGMMALRMKVTGYDGEGISFGRATGRYFASIISGAIAMLGYLMIAFTPRKQALHDYIAGTLVVRDSAVK